Proteins from a single region of Deltaproteobacteria bacterium:
- the rpoC gene encoding DNA-directed RNA polymerase subunit beta', whose protein sequence is MSDIFSFFEKPKDPLCYTGVKLGVASPELIREWSHGEVKKPETINYRTFKPERDGLFCAKIFGPVKDYECNCGKYKRMKHRGIVCEKCGVEVISSKVRRERMGHITLATPVAHIWFLKSLPSRIGAILDMTLKDLERVLYCEAYMVTDPGNTDLVEGEILTEAKYQKAYADFGNKFKAGMGGEVIRDLLRKIDLQELIKRLRKEIGTTKSEATRKKMSRRLKVAEAFIESNNRPENLMLEVVPVIPPDLRPLVPLEGGRFATSDLNDLYRRVINRNNRLKRLLELNAPDIIIRNEKRMLQEAVDALIDNGRRGKVFTGPNKRPLRSLSDMLKGKQGRFRQNLLGKRVDYSGRSVIVVGPELKLHQAGLPKLMALELFKPFIYQKLEEKGLVSTIKGAKKMVEKERPEVWDALAEVIKEHPVMLNRAPTLHRLGIQAFEPVLIEGKAIQLHPLVCTAFNADFDGDQMAVHVPLSVEAQIEARVLMMSTNNILSPASGKPIIVPTQDMVLGIYYMTREVPFAKGEGMKFSSPDEVRIAHDHGEVDLHARIKARIEGQMEETTVGRVLLYEIIPEGLPFSLVNRVMDKKKIADLVEECYRTAGNKETVLLADHLKNIGFQNACKAGISICISDMKIPSKKEEMLEKAYKEAREIENQYQEGLITAGEKYNKVIDIWAQTTEDISRQMMKEISVDVIEKEGEKKEIMSFNPILIMADSGARGSTQQMRQLAGMRGLMAKPSGEIIETPIAANFREGLTVLQYFISTHGARKGLADTALKTANSGYLTRRLVDVAQDMIVSCHDCETLDGIDVTALLEGGEIIDSLSSRILGRVALEDICDPFSGDVLAKRGEEIREENLPSIENSGLEKVRIRSGLTCQAPRGICIKCYGRDLARGHMVNIGEAVGVIAAQSIGEPGTQLTMRTFHIGGTASRRVEQSTLESRHEGVIQFHNLHTVINKEKSLTVMNRNGEVAIMDEEGREREKYQLIYGARLLVKEGQRVKVGEMLAEWDPYTTPILTEVSGIIKFGDIIEGVSMQEQVDEVTGLSTKVIKESKDPGLRPRISIKDASGKTLDVGVSSGRQARYLLPMGANIVVIEGQEVQAGEILAKIPRETTKTKDITGGLPRVAELFEARKPKDCAVISEIDGTVSFGKDTKGKRKILVVPDVGEAQEYLIPRGKHIAVHEGDHVKAGEPLMDGASNPHDILKVLGEKELAKYLVDETQEVYRLQGVKINDKHIEVIVRQMLRKVRIKNPGDTIFLDDEHVDRQWFAEQNEEVKKKGGKPAVGEPLLLGITKASLSTDSFISAASFQETTRVLTEAAIWGRTDHLRGLKENVIMGRLIPAGTGLARYKDLRIQVAESEKERFVMETIAREAVG, encoded by the coding sequence ATGTCCGATATTTTCAGTTTTTTTGAGAAGCCAAAAGACCCCCTCTGCTATACCGGAGTTAAATTGGGGGTTGCCTCACCGGAGCTCATTCGCGAGTGGTCTCACGGTGAAGTGAAAAAGCCGGAAACGATTAATTACAGGACCTTTAAGCCTGAAAGAGATGGCTTATTTTGTGCCAAGATATTCGGTCCGGTCAAAGATTATGAGTGCAATTGTGGCAAATACAAGCGGATGAAGCATCGCGGTATCGTCTGTGAGAAATGCGGTGTTGAGGTTATCTCCTCCAAGGTTCGTCGTGAGCGGATGGGGCATATTACGTTGGCGACGCCGGTCGCCCATATCTGGTTCTTGAAAAGTCTTCCCTCACGAATTGGCGCCATTCTGGACATGACCCTCAAGGATCTGGAGAGGGTTCTCTATTGTGAGGCCTACATGGTGACGGATCCGGGTAATACCGATCTTGTCGAGGGAGAGATCCTGACCGAGGCGAAATACCAGAAGGCTTATGCTGATTTTGGGAACAAGTTTAAGGCAGGGATGGGAGGAGAGGTTATTCGAGATCTTTTAAGAAAAATAGATCTCCAGGAACTGATCAAGAGACTCCGTAAGGAGATTGGTACAACCAAATCGGAGGCGACACGAAAAAAGATGTCTCGCCGGCTCAAGGTCGCAGAGGCGTTTATTGAGTCGAACAACCGTCCCGAAAACTTGATGTTGGAGGTCGTTCCCGTTATACCTCCCGATCTTCGTCCACTGGTTCCCTTGGAAGGGGGACGTTTCGCGACCTCCGACCTCAATGATCTTTATCGGCGTGTTATCAACCGGAACAACCGCCTGAAGAGACTCCTTGAACTCAACGCGCCCGATATCATTATTAGGAATGAAAAGCGGATGCTTCAAGAGGCGGTTGATGCCCTGATTGACAATGGTCGCCGTGGAAAGGTTTTTACAGGTCCAAACAAACGGCCACTCCGTTCCCTCTCCGATATGCTCAAGGGAAAGCAGGGGCGTTTCCGTCAGAATCTTCTCGGCAAGCGTGTTGATTACTCAGGTCGGTCCGTCATTGTCGTCGGTCCGGAACTGAAGCTGCATCAAGCGGGTTTACCGAAGTTGATGGCCCTCGAGCTGTTCAAGCCGTTCATTTATCAAAAACTGGAAGAGAAGGGGTTGGTCTCGACCATCAAAGGGGCCAAGAAGATGGTTGAGAAGGAGAGGCCTGAGGTATGGGATGCCTTGGCCGAAGTGATCAAGGAACATCCCGTCATGCTTAATCGTGCTCCCACATTGCATCGTCTTGGCATCCAGGCGTTCGAACCGGTGTTGATTGAAGGAAAAGCGATTCAACTTCATCCCCTTGTTTGTACGGCCTTTAACGCGGACTTCGACGGCGACCAGATGGCGGTGCATGTCCCCCTTTCGGTCGAGGCCCAGATCGAAGCGCGTGTTTTGATGATGAGTACAAATAACATTCTCTCGCCGGCCTCTGGCAAGCCGATTATCGTGCCGACCCAGGATATGGTTTTGGGGATCTATTACATGACGCGTGAGGTTCCTTTTGCAAAGGGAGAGGGGATGAAATTTTCATCACCAGACGAGGTACGCATTGCCCACGATCATGGGGAAGTCGATCTCCATGCGCGCATCAAGGCGAGGATTGAGGGGCAGATGGAGGAAACGACGGTCGGTCGTGTGCTTTTATACGAGATTATTCCCGAGGGTCTTCCGTTTTCTCTCGTCAATCGTGTGATGGACAAAAAGAAAATCGCGGACCTGGTAGAGGAATGTTACCGGACGGCCGGCAACAAGGAGACGGTCCTTCTGGCGGACCATCTTAAGAATATAGGCTTTCAGAATGCCTGCAAGGCCGGCATTTCAATTTGCATTAGTGATATGAAGATCCCTTCCAAGAAGGAAGAGATGTTGGAGAAGGCTTATAAGGAGGCTCGTGAGATCGAAAATCAGTATCAGGAAGGTCTTATTACCGCGGGTGAGAAGTACAACAAAGTTATCGATATTTGGGCGCAGACGACTGAGGATATTTCTCGTCAGATGATGAAGGAGATCAGTGTGGATGTGATTGAGAAAGAGGGAGAAAAGAAGGAAATCATGAGTTTTAACCCCATTCTCATCATGGCCGACTCAGGAGCTCGAGGCTCAACTCAGCAAATGAGACAGCTGGCCGGTATGCGGGGACTCATGGCGAAGCCGTCAGGCGAGATTATTGAAACACCCATTGCAGCGAACTTTCGTGAGGGGCTCACCGTGTTGCAGTACTTCATTTCAACCCATGGCGCGCGAAAAGGTCTTGCTGACACGGCCCTGAAAACAGCGAACTCAGGTTATCTTACGAGACGTTTAGTGGATGTGGCTCAAGATATGATCGTTTCTTGTCACGATTGTGAAACCCTGGATGGCATTGACGTGACAGCTCTTCTGGAGGGTGGAGAAATTATTGATTCTCTTTCAAGCAGGATTCTCGGACGGGTTGCCCTGGAAGATATTTGTGACCCCTTTTCAGGTGACGTGCTTGCGAAGAGAGGCGAGGAAATTCGTGAAGAGAACCTTCCCTCGATTGAAAATTCCGGCCTGGAAAAGGTGCGTATCCGTTCTGGACTGACCTGTCAGGCCCCCCGAGGAATTTGTATCAAGTGTTATGGGCGTGATCTGGCGCGTGGTCACATGGTTAATATTGGAGAGGCGGTCGGTGTTATTGCGGCCCAATCGATCGGTGAACCTGGGACACAGCTGACGATGAGAACCTTCCATATCGGTGGAACCGCCTCCCGTCGTGTGGAACAGAGCACTTTAGAAAGCCGACATGAAGGAGTCATTCAGTTTCACAATCTCCATACCGTTATCAACAAGGAAAAAAGCCTGACCGTCATGAACCGGAATGGCGAGGTTGCGATCATGGATGAGGAGGGGCGTGAACGTGAGAAATATCAGCTTATTTATGGGGCGCGTCTCCTTGTCAAGGAAGGGCAGAGGGTCAAGGTGGGAGAGATGTTGGCGGAATGGGATCCCTATACCACTCCGATTCTGACGGAAGTGAGTGGAATCATAAAATTTGGGGATATCATCGAAGGTGTTTCTATGCAGGAGCAGGTTGACGAAGTGACAGGTCTCTCCACCAAGGTTATCAAGGAATCAAAAGATCCGGGGCTTAGACCAAGAATTTCCATCAAGGATGCATCGGGTAAGACGTTGGATGTTGGCGTTTCATCAGGGCGGCAGGCGCGCTATCTCCTTCCGATGGGAGCCAATATTGTCGTGATAGAAGGACAAGAGGTCCAGGCGGGTGAGATTCTGGCAAAGATTCCTCGCGAGACAACCAAGACCAAAGATATTACAGGCGGTCTTCCGCGTGTGGCAGAGCTCTTTGAGGCGCGAAAGCCAAAGGATTGCGCTGTGATTAGTGAAATTGATGGAACAGTCTCTTTTGGAAAAGATACCAAGGGAAAGAGAAAGATTCTTGTCGTTCCGGATGTGGGTGAGGCGCAGGAATACCTCATTCCAAGAGGGAAACATATTGCCGTTCATGAAGGGGATCACGTGAAGGCCGGTGAGCCGTTGATGGATGGTGCCTCCAATCCGCACGACATCCTGAAGGTTCTTGGTGAGAAAGAACTGGCAAAATACCTTGTGGATGAAACACAAGAGGTCTACCGGCTCCAAGGGGTTAAAATCAATGACAAGCATATTGAAGTGATTGTGCGCCAGATGCTGCGGAAGGTCCGGATCAAGAATCCGGGCGACACGATCTTCCTCGATGATGAGCATGTCGACCGGCAGTGGTTTGCCGAACAGAATGAGGAGGTGAAGAAGAAGGGTGGCAAGCCGGCTGTGGGAGAGCCGCTCCTTCTCGGTATTACCAAGGCCTCGCTTTCGACAGACAGCTTTATCTCGGCTGCATCCTTCCAAGAGACGACACGTGTCTTGACGGAGGCTGCAATCTGGGGTCGGACGGATCATTTAAGAGGGCTCAAGGAGAACGTTATCATGGGGCGCCTTATTCCTGCTGGTACAGGCTTGGCACGCTATAAAGACTTAAGGATACAGGTTGCGGAGTCTGAAAAAGAACGGTTTGTCATGGAAACAATAGCAAGGGAGGCGGTGGGTTAA
- a CDS encoding 30S ribosomal protein S12: protein MPTINQLVRWGREQVSRKSTAPALMGSPQKRGVCLRVYTTTPKKPNSALRKVARVRLTNGMEVSAYIPGEGHNLQEHSMVLVRGGRVKDLPGVRYHIIRGCLDTGGVEKRKKSRSKYGARKQSKS from the coding sequence ATGCCGACAATCAATCAACTCGTTCGATGGGGACGTGAGCAGGTATCAAGAAAGTCAACGGCTCCTGCTTTGATGGGATCGCCCCAGAAAAGGGGTGTTTGCCTCCGTGTTTATACGACGACTCCCAAAAAACCAAATTCGGCTCTTAGAAAGGTTGCCCGTGTTCGGTTAACCAATGGGATGGAGGTTTCCGCCTATATCCCCGGTGAGGGGCATAATCTTCAGGAGCACTCGATGGTTTTAGTGCGCGGCGGTCGTGTTAAGGATCTGCCAGGCGTTCGTTACCATATTATTAGAGGCTGCCTCGATACCGGTGGTGTTGAAAAGAGAAAAAAGAGTCGCTCCAAATACGGTGCAAGAAAACAGTCGAAATCTTAG
- the rpsG gene encoding 30S ribosomal protein S7 has translation MSRKSRAVKRELLPDPRYMDKLVSKFICKLMIQGKKSVAEKIVYDAFNELGQKTGQEPLKYFKEAFENVKPVMEVRSRRVGGATYQVPMEVRSERRVSLGLRWLILSSRDRGGRSMEEKLASEIIDAHEMRGGAVKKKEDVHRMAEANRAFAHYRW, from the coding sequence ATGTCAAGAAAATCACGGGCCGTTAAGAGGGAATTGTTGCCGGATCCGCGCTACATGGACAAGCTTGTTTCGAAGTTCATATGCAAGCTGATGATCCAGGGGAAAAAGTCGGTTGCGGAGAAGATTGTTTACGATGCCTTCAATGAATTGGGGCAGAAAACCGGTCAGGAACCCCTGAAATATTTCAAGGAGGCGTTTGAGAATGTGAAGCCTGTGATGGAGGTCCGGTCACGACGTGTTGGCGGTGCGACGTATCAGGTGCCAATGGAGGTCCGGTCGGAGAGAAGGGTTTCTCTAGGGCTTCGGTGGTTGATTTTGAGTTCAAGAGATAGGGGGGGGCGGTCGATGGAGGAAAAGCTCGCTTCTGAGATCATCGATGCCCACGAAATGAGGGGCGGGGCTGTGAAGAAGAAAGAGGATGTTCATCGCATGGCGGAGGCGAACCGCGCCTTTGCGCATTATCGCTGGTAG